AAAGAGAATTGTATGCCTATTAGCTTACCTATACCTATATTAGCTTCacataaatgttgaaaaataaatatttgcatgATACAAGAACAGTGGATTTTGGGTCACattaatgtgaaatgaaaatgaaagccCATTGAGAGAGGATCTTTTAATGTATGAACAGGAGGAGTaattaaagcaaataaaataaagtccTATGTTCATACAGGTGCCTGGCTCTTGTTTTATATCCTGTCCTTTCAGACAAATGTGGTAGAAGTAATTTTAGGGATTAAGAAACTGCCATGGCTCTGGCAACATCACAGTCCTTAATtattaacaaaacagaaaggCTCAGGCACCACAAGAGACAGTTTATAGAAGGAAATAAACCAACTACACTGAGAGGTTGGTGATGTGAGTGGTCCTCCCTGTGTCTGTGAAACTGTTACCACAGTGAATCAGAGCTCTCTCACTCCTCCCTGCATGAAATTCAACTGCAGTTTCATGGTGTTGACTGTGAAAGCTGTCTCACACTCctacagtaaaatatgaataatgacAAAGCCACGCAGCCTCTGTTGGAGACCAGTTTCCTGTTCTTTTCTGCAACTCAACTTACATCAACTTATATCACATTTTATGAAATCCCAGCTGTTAAAAGTCTTTGCGAGTGATGGATGAGAGGTTGCCATAGCGACACATCATGTCTCCTGGCAGGGGAACGGAGTGCCCTCTCACCCAAAACCGCCTCCTCAGCTCATGCTCTAGGAATAGTTCAGTTTGTATAAAGATGTTAATCACACACAGGTGAAGACTCACACACAGTGCAATGTTACATAACATGAATAGAACTGCTCTCTAATTCTTGATGGACTACAATCATTCAGTGGACAGGGACCATCAGGGACAATCTGACACATtgtaacaaacaacaataaccaGCTTGAGTGAGCAAGCTCTTTGACACTTATTATTAGTTTAATGTACGAATGGCACAGGTTCGTCACATCACAAATCACATATATCTAACAAAGTTTGGTCAGGTTACACTATGAGCATCATGTCGCTGTAACATACCTGACATGACTATAGACTGGCATGGTAaagttcattaaaaaacatctcATCAAATCACACAGTTGCACAAGTGGGAACTACATGTGCACAGAAAAAGGCACTGGCTATTGAGCTGTATGGTGCATGATTATACTGTAAATtgagaaaaataatttgcataGTTAATTAATACACTTAATTATCTACTTCAAAATAtccagttttcttcttttctgtcccACTGTTGCTAGAGGTCAGGTCAGATCAGACTGAAGTGAAGGTGAAGCGAGTGATATGTTGGTAGTCCTCACCAGGACGCAGGAGACAGTCAGGAAATGAAGCctgaagagacacacacacacacacacacacacacacacacacacacatcgtgAATATGGATTTTGTTTCTGGTTTCTGtgctacatttacatttactcatttagcAGACACTTGTATCCAAAGTTACTTCAAGTAGACAGACCCAGACCCACAAGTTGCTGTGTAGGCAAGCACTGGTGACATGAATTTGATTTTCATGTCATGGGTAGCCACTGGAGGTCAATGAGCAGTCGATGGACATGTGCCTTTAAAGGCTGATGAAGTGCAGATGCACAGCTACATTCTGGACCATCTGCAacagtttcactgtgtgtgaaaggaggCCCGCCAAAAGGGCACAGCAGTCAAGTAGAGTGATAGCCATGGTTACTTAAGTCACTTAAGACCTGATTTCTTACATTGTATAGTGCAAGTGACACAACAAGGGGACAGATGCAACGTGATTATAGAAGGACAGCTGGTCATCAAACATGACAGCCAGGTTTCTGATGAGTTTAACTGGGTAGAGAGATGAAAAGGCAATTTTGATGCTGATATTGTGATAGAGACATTGATTGGCTGGGATTACTCAACAGTTTTTGTTGCTTAGCAAGAGAGTTGTAGAACATTTTGCTGAGTTGAGTAATACTAAACCAGGTTTCTCAATCTTGAGGTCAGAACCTTATATGGGGTTGCCTGAAATACAGAGAGGGTTGTAGAAGATTTGTCAGGCTGACATATGGGTAAGAGGCATGGGGAAAATAATCAATGgcaatttttaattaaaacttttaattCTAAGTATCAGCTGTAGAAATTTCAgctctcatccaagaggcttcttcagtcCTGACTAAAGAGACCGgggtatttaacctctgtggtgTTATCATCAAGGCTGTTGGTGTTGCTTCATTGTCACTGATGCTCTGTTGTAACAACAGTCTTCAGGGTCGTTGGAGTCACATGAGGCCAAGTGTCCACACAAGGCCAACTGATAAATATTACAAgtattattaaaactaaacttcAAATCAGCTCGAAAATGCTGTCTGTTCTCAGCACGTGAGTTACAGTTACATCTCCGTCTCTGACTCAGCTGTCAGGTGAGCACAAACAACAGCCCCCACCCTAGAGGTTCTGAGGCTGAAGGAGAATTTTCCATTGTCAGGTCAGTTATATTCATATTGTACACTCCACAATCACAAAAAATAAGATAACTAAGACAGCCTCTCTACTTAGACCCTCCCATCTTGCATCAATATGTTCTATATGTGCTTTgttcagaaatgaaaacatattgacaaaatatttgaaaatctATTTAATGAGACTGTTGACTGCAGAAAAGCTTGGGTTTTGTAAGTGGTACTGGACTTGGAGTGGAAACAATGCTATTACATGGTGACTGTTGCAAAATAATTATTCTACAACTTACCTTAGATGTGGTGCATGAAGATTCATATCAATGGTAAAATGCTCTACACAAAGCTTCATTTACATACATCCTTATTAAGATTTCAGCCATATCCCACAGCCCTCTTCAGCATGTGTAAGTAAACCATGTGTTTAGACTATTTTACCACCACACAATTTCATTTATGTTAGAACCAAGGCAATGATCCCCAGTGACTGAAGCATCTCACCTGCATGCATGCACCTACACATCTGCTGATTTCATTATTGGTCAATAAATCATTTACTAATGCTCGTGGTGTATTATTAGATTATGAGTTAAGTTATATTTACCAAGAAAATTGCAATTTCAACCCTCTTAACAACATCATAGAACTAAATAACAGATGGTTTTAACAGCAGTTCACTCCATAAAACATCATCATACCTGGTTGACAGCATCAGGCCAATTCTGTGTCTCCAGACAGAAAGCACTGTGCTTCCCATACCTAACCCCACCCTTTCCTGTCATAGAACCATCCAGGAAGTTGGCAGTGTAGAACTGGACTCCTGGTTGGGTGGTAGAAACCTCCAGGACACGCCCACTGGCCAGGTGACACACTCTGAGGTgaagaaacatgttttccttCCAAACTTTAATACAAAGGCCACAtgcttttgtatttatttgttttatgtaactgtgtgtagagtgtgtatGAGAAAATGCAGCTAACCTGGCAGCATGTTTCTCAGTGCAGGGGTCTCTGGGTGATGACAGACAGAAGTTGTGGTCAAACCCCGGACCTGGAACTTCCTTCAGGCAAGGGCCAATCAGAACAGGCTTTCTGAGGTCAAAGGATGTGCCCTCCACTCCTCTGATCTCTCCTGTGGATACATTAGATTATTGATTAGGATGAAGGGTCATATGATACAAAGAATGTGCACAGATATGGGAAATCCTGCAAGACACATCTAGCATTCAGAATAATTCTGTCAGAAAGACAGGCTCTAAGAAATGTGATGCAGTATGTAATTGTCATAGCAAGTAAATGAAAGCACAAACTGGTAACTGATGTcagaaaaaatactgtaatacCCTATTTTATCCTTCTAGACTGAAAACAAGTGAGTCACAGCAGTCAGGCACAACTTCTATCTCAAAATATGTTTCCAAGCTTAACTTTGTCCTCACATAGAAATCATGCATTTGTCACGCACAGTGCCTACTTTACATTTGCTCTGACTGGCTGATTGTCACTCTATTGTGTGCAGCATACAGGAAAGTACACATATTAAAGTGTTCCAAATTTCTTTAGATGTCTTTGCTTTTGTCCAGTGGTTGTGAATAATGACATAAACTGAACACTATCTAAAGCCCACCCATAAATTAGCTGAGCACTCAGAGGGTCAGAGATCCAGTCTTGTCTTACCACTGAACTCAACTTGCCTGAGTCCGCCTCCAAATATTAGTTCACCTCATAGTTTAGCCATCTGTGTGCACAGTTTTATCAATTATACAGATTTTCACATTagtattttttaattaaccAACTGGGAACTAACCTGAGTTCCATTAGAttttattatattcatatttagaGGTGTTTCTAACACTACTcagatttaaaatgtgtttgattcATGTTTCAATCAATAAGGCCCCAGGTTAGGGAGCAGCCACAGCTCTAATAAGCCTTATTTTGCTTGAGTGTCTTCTAGGCTATCAAGCATTCTAACTCTGACGTACAGTCTATAGTATCTGGGACAATGTCTGCATTATgctattcatttttaaaaacattgttttcatgtgaaaGCCATGTGTTGACCAAATCATTGTTTTATGATTACTACATTATCTGCCAAAATCAGAATATCAGCTTGTTACACCTCTGTTCagccctctgctctctgtgatgTTACATGTTAACCAGCAGCCATTCCCAAGCTGAGTGAAGACTGAACAGCCTGAGAAGACAGGCAGGATCAGCCAGTCAACTTTTGAATACTGACCACTAATTTTAACTGTGCATGACACAGAATTGatcccatttttaaaatcatgttttaattCAGTCCTTAAGGTGGATTTCTATTGTAACACAGATTCTGTGATATAAATAAACAGTTATTAGCTCCTCTGTCTCCAGGGAAAGCTCCAAAGCTAATTGCAGGGTAATGAGAATGTTTGTCTAACAGAACTAGAAGAAACACATCCCTGCACAAAAGAACAAGTGTTCGTGCCTCC
This genomic stretch from Lates calcarifer isolate ASB-BC8 unplaced genomic scaffold, TLL_Latcal_v3 _unitig_258_quiver_1235, whole genome shotgun sequence harbors:
- the LOC108892959 gene encoding galactose mutarotase; translation: VSTGEIRGVEGTSFDLRKPVLIGPCLKEVPGPGFDHNFCLSSPRDPCTEKHAARVCHLASGRVLEVSTTQPGVQFYTANFLDGSMTGKGGVRYGKHSAFCLETQNWPDAVNQASFPDCLLRPGEDYQHITRFTFTSV